In one Pseudodesulfovibrio tunisiensis genomic region, the following are encoded:
- a CDS encoding single-stranded DNA-binding protein — MAGSLNKVIIIGRLGRDPELSYTPNGQAMAKFSVATDEGYRDRQTGQRVERTEWHRVVAWRQTAEFCANYLGKGRLVMVEGKLQTRKWQDQNTGQDRFMTEIVADNVQGLDRAPDGQFNQAQQGGYQNQQQGGRQQGGYQNQQQGGYNNGYSQQGQQSQQNQQSQQNQEEDLGPAFPSEASGMDDVPF; from the coding sequence ATGGCTGGAAGCTTGAACAAGGTAATAATCATCGGCAGGCTGGGGCGTGATCCCGAACTGTCCTACACGCCCAATGGTCAGGCCATGGCCAAATTTTCCGTTGCCACGGACGAGGGATATCGCGACAGGCAGACCGGCCAGCGCGTCGAGCGCACCGAGTGGCATCGCGTTGTCGCTTGGCGGCAGACGGCCGAGTTCTGTGCCAACTATCTGGGAAAGGGCCGTCTGGTGATGGTCGAGGGCAAGCTTCAGACCCGCAAGTGGCAGGATCAGAACACGGGACAGGATCGTTTCATGACCGAAATCGTGGCTGACAATGTTCAGGGGCTGGATCGCGCCCCGGACGGCCAGTTCAATCAGGCCCAGCAGGGTGGCTATCAGAACCAGCAGCAGGGCGGCCGTCAGCAGGGTGGTTACCAGAATCAGCAGCAGGGCGGATACAACAACGGATATTCCCAGCAGGGGCAGCAGAGTCAGCAGAATCAGCAGTCTCAGCAGAATCAGGAAGAGGACCTCGGTCCGGCATTCCCGTCCGAAGCCAGCGGCATGGATGACGTGCCGTTCTAG
- a CDS encoding motility protein A: MDIATLLGLVVGLSLVAGAIVLGGAVDVFINIPGMMIVVGGTLASIMVAFPFEEVIQAFTAAIKMFGQRKTKVKDVVNIMVKVAEISRREGLVALENVQTENMVLKKSCQLIADNADPELIRSTLAIEINSMKRRHQVGQDVFKRLAALAPSFGMMGTLIGLVQMLSQLDDPKSIGPAMAVALLTTFYGSAMATLIFIPIAAKLKARTLQEQVHLAVIFEGAKSILENNNPRLVYEKLSSFLAPKEREAN, encoded by the coding sequence ATGGACATTGCGACGTTACTCGGCCTTGTGGTCGGTCTGTCCCTGGTTGCAGGGGCCATCGTCCTCGGCGGTGCCGTGGATGTTTTCATCAACATTCCCGGCATGATGATCGTTGTCGGCGGGACTTTGGCCTCCATCATGGTGGCTTTCCCGTTTGAAGAGGTCATACAGGCCTTTACCGCTGCCATCAAGATGTTCGGTCAGCGCAAGACCAAGGTCAAGGACGTGGTCAACATCATGGTCAAGGTGGCCGAGATCAGCCGCCGCGAAGGTCTGGTTGCTCTGGAAAACGTGCAGACCGAGAACATGGTGCTCAAGAAATCCTGCCAGCTCATCGCGGACAATGCCGACCCGGAGCTTATTCGATCCACGCTGGCCATCGAGATAAATTCCATGAAACGCCGTCATCAGGTTGGGCAGGACGTGTTCAAGCGGCTTGCGGCTCTGGCGCCGTCCTTCGGGATGATGGGTACCCTGATCGGTCTGGTTCAGATGCTTTCCCAGCTCGACGACCCCAAATCCATCGGGCCGGCCATGGCCGTGGCACTGCTGACCACGTTCTACGGTTCGGCCATGGCCACGCTCATCTTCATTCCCATTGCCGCAAAGCTCAAGGCGCGCACGCTTCAGGAACAGGTGCATCTGGCCGTCATCTTCGAAGGCGCGAAATCCATCCTCGAAAACAACAACCCGCGGCTTGTGTATGAAAAGCTGTCCTCGTTCCTGGCTCCCAAGGAGAGAGAGGCCAACTGA
- a CDS encoding peroxiredoxin — protein MKRCILLFCAPLLLCAPLLLCAPLLLSGPAWAHTLAESVYPVGMLKPTDSQTSLKPGDMAPDFTLSSIKGEKVTLSQYRGKSNVVLSFVPAAWTPVCSDQWPGYNLALELFSQNDTVLLGISVDNIPSLHAWTNAMGGLDFPILSDFWPHGRVADNYGILRTDGTAERALFLIDKKGIVRWLLVNDINQRPDLGALVNAVKSLE, from the coding sequence ATGAAACGTTGCATCCTTCTTTTTTGCGCGCCCCTTCTTCTTTGCGCGCCCCTTCTTCTTTGCGCGCCCCTTCTCCTGTCCGGTCCGGCATGGGCTCACACCCTCGCGGAAAGCGTCTATCCCGTGGGCATGCTCAAGCCGACAGATTCGCAAACGTCCCTGAAACCGGGTGACATGGCTCCGGATTTCACCCTTTCCTCGATCAAGGGCGAAAAAGTGACCCTTTCGCAATACCGGGGCAAATCCAACGTGGTGCTTTCCTTTGTCCCGGCAGCCTGGACCCCGGTCTGTTCGGATCAATGGCCCGGGTACAATCTTGCTCTGGAGCTGTTTAGTCAGAACGATACCGTACTTCTCGGCATCAGCGTGGACAACATTCCCAGTCTTCATGCCTGGACCAACGCCATGGGCGGGCTCGACTTCCCAATCCTTTCCGATTTCTGGCCCCATGGTCGCGTTGCGGACAACTACGGCATTCTGCGCACCGACGGGACTGCGGAACGGGCCCTGTTCCTCATCGACAAAAAGGGCATTGTCCGATGGCTGCTGGTCAACGACATCAATCAGCGTCCCGATCTCGGGGCACTGGTCAACGCCGTCAAATCCCTTGAATAG
- a CDS encoding acetyl-CoA carboxylase carboxyl transferase subunit alpha/beta: MDAEKRTDALRERLSYIRDIFGHKEDENVRMLAARFSEFVEQSREASGIFVKEELGRLEGLFDFYERKLEVGLTPMDRVRIVRHPGRICLKDILENVYDNYSEIGGRGEFNIDPGMLIARAYFARRVGDKVVNQMVMVIGQEKGHGEDFRNGGSVKPWGNAKALHYMKVAETENIPVHTFVFTPGAYPIEDWPGAAQQIARNLYEMAALKTPVISVFSEGGSGGAEAIGLADKRLMLSHGYYSVISPEGAAAIEGGLRAGQRTTPELIEKCAVQLHLTAGDNLENGYVDRVIQEPSLGARPHHYDFFRELRREIIQATNEVVSDVKSMKLYRAMALRRHSSDDAEAIFVRWNLNTSAQERLVERRYRKFRAMSRHARIDGTGLVNKAASSVRGAAWAVHSFFRYDLLGRPKKRLDAMVEDLEAEAHLVRRRLLKPLKSVLDRALPTAGRDEDSKGEEARERLTRLSCPEEGACLVGDAWQWMSPRSQEDRTLSCPNVRTHHCPDLWAPDLFGDFAGVCPCCGHHFPMEFQWALYNVFGFLPGREFNRELESINPLGYERFDVKLDRAKEQTGLKSACITFETDIDDIKSVVAVLCAPFRGGTVGAAEGEKFIRAAERAARKRYPFIAYVHGTAGIRIQEGVNGVIQMPRCTLAVRRYIDAGGLYLVLYDTNSYAGPVASFLGCSPYQFAVRSSNIGFAGPGVISETTGMEIPPKYHSADLALSRGHIHGIWDRREVRKNLHQALLTMGGRNLYYR; encoded by the coding sequence ATGGATGCGGAAAAGAGAACAGACGCGCTCAGGGAGCGACTCAGCTACATCAGGGATATTTTCGGGCACAAGGAAGACGAGAATGTCCGCATGCTTGCGGCCCGTTTTAGCGAATTCGTGGAGCAGAGCAGGGAGGCGTCCGGGATTTTCGTGAAGGAGGAACTCGGGCGTCTGGAAGGTCTGTTCGATTTTTACGAGCGCAAGCTTGAAGTTGGCCTGACCCCCATGGATCGGGTGCGGATCGTGCGCCATCCCGGTCGCATCTGCCTGAAGGACATTCTGGAAAATGTTTACGACAACTATTCGGAAATTGGCGGGCGGGGAGAGTTCAACATCGATCCGGGCATGCTGATTGCCCGAGCCTATTTTGCCCGCCGGGTCGGGGACAAGGTCGTGAACCAGATGGTCATGGTCATTGGTCAGGAAAAGGGGCATGGCGAGGATTTTCGCAACGGCGGCTCAGTCAAGCCGTGGGGCAATGCCAAGGCCCTGCATTACATGAAGGTGGCGGAAACCGAGAACATTCCGGTGCACACCTTCGTGTTCACGCCCGGGGCCTATCCCATCGAGGACTGGCCGGGCGCGGCCCAGCAGATCGCGCGCAACCTGTATGAGATGGCCGCGCTCAAAACGCCGGTCATTTCCGTGTTTTCCGAAGGCGGTTCCGGCGGGGCCGAGGCCATCGGACTGGCGGACAAACGGCTCATGCTTTCCCACGGCTATTATTCCGTGATTTCTCCCGAAGGGGCTGCTGCGATAGAAGGCGGACTGCGTGCCGGTCAGCGGACCACCCCGGAGCTGATCGAGAAATGCGCGGTCCAACTGCATCTGACGGCCGGGGACAATCTGGAGAACGGGTATGTGGATCGCGTGATCCAGGAACCGTCGCTTGGAGCGCGTCCCCATCATTACGACTTTTTTCGGGAACTCAGGCGCGAGATCATTCAGGCCACCAACGAGGTGGTGTCGGACGTGAAGTCCATGAAACTGTACCGGGCCATGGCGCTGCGGCGTCATTCCTCGGATGATGCCGAAGCCATTTTCGTACGCTGGAATCTCAATACCTCGGCTCAGGAACGGCTGGTGGAGCGGCGGTACCGGAAGTTTCGCGCCATGAGTCGACATGCGCGAATCGACGGCACCGGACTGGTCAACAAGGCCGCATCCTCGGTCAGGGGCGCTGCCTGGGCCGTGCATTCCTTTTTTCGTTACGATCTGCTCGGACGACCCAAGAAGCGGCTTGACGCCATGGTCGAGGATCTGGAAGCCGAGGCCCATCTGGTTCGAAGACGTTTGCTCAAGCCTTTGAAAAGCGTGCTGGATCGTGCTTTGCCCACGGCCGGTCGCGACGAGGACAGCAAAGGCGAGGAAGCCCGCGAGCGGCTGACCCGACTTTCCTGCCCGGAAGAGGGTGCGTGCCTTGTGGGGGATGCGTGGCAGTGGATGAGTCCCCGGAGTCAGGAGGACAGGACGCTTTCCTGTCCCAACGTGCGAACGCATCATTGCCCGGATTTGTGGGCGCCTGATCTGTTCGGGGATTTTGCCGGGGTGTGCCCCTGCTGTGGCCACCATTTCCCCATGGAGTTCCAATGGGCTCTGTACAACGTGTTCGGATTCCTTCCGGGCCGGGAGTTCAATCGTGAGCTCGAATCCATCAATCCGCTTGGCTATGAACGGTTTGACGTCAAGCTGGACAGGGCCAAGGAGCAAACCGGACTGAAGAGCGCCTGCATTACTTTTGAAACCGATATTGACGACATCAAGTCGGTCGTGGCAGTTCTGTGCGCCCCGTTCCGAGGCGGCACCGTGGGCGCGGCCGAAGGGGAGAAGTTCATTCGGGCGGCGGAACGGGCCGCGCGCAAGCGGTATCCGTTCATCGCCTACGTGCACGGCACGGCCGGAATCCGCATTCAGGAAGGTGTGAACGGCGTGATACAGATGCCGCGCTGCACCCTGGCCGTGCGGCGGTACATTGACGCCGGAGGGCTGTACCTCGTTTTGTACGACACCAATTCCTACGCCGGACCTGTGGCGAGTTTTCTGGGATGCTCACCCTATCAGTTCGCGGTTCGATCCTCGAACATCGGCTTTGCCGGGCCCGGCGTGATTTCCGAGACCACTGGCATGGAGATTCCGCCGAAATACCATAGTGCGGACCTCGCGCTTTCCCGTGGGCACATTCACGGCATATGGGATCGCAGGGAGGTCAGGAAAAACCTGCATCAGGCGCTCTTGACCATGGGTGGCCGGAACCTTTACTATCGCTGA
- a CDS encoding acetyl-CoA carboxylase biotin carboxylase subunit family protein, with product MRVMRACVGLGLEFVSVHTREDAGSGHVALARKLGGDSCLYRIESYADANELFSVADAAQATAIHPGYGFFAEDFRFARRVVRRDRPMEWIGPSWWVIRDLGDKINTKRIARSLGVPTIPGSDRPVYSELEAEEIARTLFDFQTTQGIVDGVVLVKASAGGGGMGIEEVGSLEAFRSVFRRIRNYAKRNFGDEGVLIEQRIFDFNHLEVQMVSERSGMRHVHFGTRNCSVQSTGKQKRIEVAPGFAPGDLPYTFDAQGVLDEITAHSLSMAHEVGYDNVGTWEWIVTPRGEPFLMEVNTRIQVENGVSAVISRINDRPVDIITEQIRLALGESMGYGQGDVSFAGVGIEYRILAEDPGNRFTPCAGRVTRFAWPQSDWAQVFTQVPDSGEYEIPMEYDPNLALVIIWGENLAQAKARGLEFLDGLVLEGAASGSSDFSTNIDFLREKTANLLEF from the coding sequence ATGCGCGTCATGCGCGCCTGCGTCGGCCTCGGTCTGGAATTCGTCAGCGTCCATACCCGCGAGGATGCCGGGTCCGGCCATGTGGCGCTGGCCCGCAAGCTTGGCGGGGATTCCTGTCTTTACCGCATAGAATCCTATGCGGATGCCAATGAACTGTTTTCCGTTGCGGATGCGGCGCAGGCCACGGCCATACACCCCGGATACGGTTTCTTTGCCGAGGATTTCCGGTTCGCGCGGCGCGTGGTGCGTCGGGATCGGCCCATGGAATGGATCGGTCCGTCCTGGTGGGTGATCCGCGACCTTGGCGACAAGATCAACACCAAGCGCATTGCCCGCAGTTTGGGCGTGCCCACCATTCCCGGTTCGGATCGGCCCGTGTATTCCGAGCTGGAAGCCGAGGAGATCGCCCGGACCCTGTTCGACTTCCAGACTACTCAGGGCATTGTGGACGGCGTGGTGCTGGTCAAGGCTTCCGCCGGAGGCGGAGGCATGGGCATCGAGGAAGTGGGGAGCCTCGAAGCGTTCCGTTCCGTGTTCCGGCGCATTCGCAATTACGCCAAACGGAATTTCGGGGACGAGGGCGTACTCATCGAGCAGCGGATTTTCGATTTCAATCATCTGGAAGTGCAGATGGTTTCCGAACGCAGCGGCATGCGTCACGTGCACTTCGGCACTCGCAACTGCTCGGTGCAGAGCACGGGCAAGCAGAAGCGCATCGAGGTGGCCCCGGGGTTTGCTCCGGGCGACCTGCCGTACACGTTCGACGCACAGGGCGTGCTCGACGAGATCACAGCGCACTCCCTGTCCATGGCCCATGAGGTCGGATATGACAACGTGGGGACCTGGGAATGGATCGTCACGCCTCGGGGAGAGCCGTTTCTCATGGAGGTCAACACGCGCATTCAGGTGGAGAACGGGGTTTCCGCCGTGATTTCCCGGATAAACGACAGGCCCGTGGACATCATTACCGAACAGATTCGACTGGCTCTGGGCGAATCCATGGGCTACGGGCAGGGCGACGTGTCCTTTGCCGGGGTGGGCATCGAGTATCGCATTCTCGCCGAGGACCCGGGCAATCGGTTCACGCCCTGTGCCGGACGAGTCACGCGGTTTGCCTGGCCGCAATCGGACTGGGCACAGGTATTCACGCAGGTACCGGATTCCGGGGAGTATGAGATTCCCATGGAATACGATCCCAATCTGGCATTGGTCATCATCTGGGGCGAAAATCTGGCTCAGGCCAAGGCGCGGGGACTGGAATTTCTGGACGGTCTAGTGCTGGAAGGGGCAGCAAGCGGCAGCTCGGATTTTTCCACGAACATTGATTTCCTGCGGGAAAAAACAGCAAATCTCCTTGAGTTCTGA
- a CDS encoding OmpA/MotB family protein — protein sequence MIEDRNDIFLGGEEEDDSGGEWLTTFADLSMLLLVFFVLLYSMSTLDTEKFSETFSSVTKALSGRMDKVSTSRISREEAGVLIDQALMRRQIIESQRKVFAEVKTLQTKKGVEGLVSANFEDGIITLRVPGDVMFASGQIELAPKGRAILATLRNFFIQHPDQTIKIIGYTDNMSVRPGGRFKDNWEVSALRAINVLRALLKMGIEPSRLTATGLADLNPLFPNTTDAYRAKNRRVEFILEKRVSGR from the coding sequence ATGATCGAAGATCGCAACGACATTTTTCTGGGCGGCGAGGAAGAGGACGACAGCGGCGGCGAGTGGTTGACCACGTTTGCCGACCTTTCCATGCTTCTTCTCGTGTTCTTCGTCCTGCTGTATTCCATGTCCACCTTGGACACGGAAAAGTTCTCCGAGACCTTTTCCTCGGTGACCAAGGCCCTGAGCGGGAGAATGGACAAGGTTTCCACCAGCAGGATTTCCCGGGAGGAAGCCGGTGTTCTCATTGATCAGGCACTCATGCGGCGGCAGATCATCGAATCCCAGCGCAAGGTGTTTGCCGAGGTCAAGACCCTTCAAACCAAAAAGGGCGTGGAAGGACTGGTCAGCGCCAATTTCGAGGACGGGATCATCACGTTGCGCGTGCCCGGGGACGTGATGTTCGCGTCCGGACAGATCGAGCTGGCTCCCAAGGGGCGGGCCATTCTTGCCACACTTCGGAATTTTTTCATTCAGCACCCGGATCAGACCATCAAGATCATCGGATATACCGACAATATGTCGGTTCGGCCCGGCGGTCGGTTCAAGGACAATTGGGAGGTTTCCGCGCTTCGGGCCATCAATGTGCTCAGAGCTCTGCTCAAGATGGGAATCGAGCCCTCGCGTCTCACTGCGACCGGGTTGGCCGATCTCAATCCCCTTTTCCCGAACACCACGGATGCCTATCGGGCCAAGAATCGGCGGGTCGAATTCATTCTGGAAAAACGCGTTTCCGGCAGATAA
- a CDS encoding PilZ domain-containing protein has product MSFEIKLDGGDDQLRKAFRTRVPGLAARFRDRELQLDVKDLSASGFAVLEQTGAFKEGERLAIDLLIRNKLFLGDVGAEVMRVLDNGIVGMNFLELDRQKQTKLDKLVLEVQKRLIELRKKQREE; this is encoded by the coding sequence ATGTCTTTTGAAATAAAACTGGATGGTGGAGACGATCAGCTCCGCAAGGCCTTTCGTACACGCGTTCCCGGTCTTGCGGCCAGATTCCGGGATCGGGAACTGCAACTCGACGTCAAGGACCTCAGCGCGTCCGGATTTGCCGTGCTGGAGCAGACTGGCGCGTTCAAGGAAGGCGAAAGGCTGGCCATCGACCTGCTCATCAGGAACAAGCTGTTTCTCGGTGACGTCGGGGCAGAGGTCATGCGCGTTCTGGACAATGGCATCGTGGGCATGAATTTTCTGGAGCTTGATCGTCAGAAGCAGACCAAGCTGGACAAGCTGGTTCTCGAAGTGCAGAAGCGGCTCATCGAATTGCGCAAGAAGCAGCGAGAGGAATAG
- a CDS encoding biotin attachment protein, with translation MLNVKELLEKIKESPYKEIVVKAPHTGVVEFGTVKAGDRVHGKAGEWQEKPGTVLAHLTRERNRKPIHAPEKGEVQSVRTELEGKFVEAGEPLLTIRHFLTRKEVIELILQEALYLFRAPERAKYYFVPEVDQKLKVSGKRSVKVHEGMEILIVSRMKRETPLAYSGPEGIIYSVYFSRGENVDEGSPLIGVCPEDQLTVIQDVVARIQSEWEEER, from the coding sequence ATGCTTAACGTAAAAGAATTGCTGGAAAAGATAAAAGAGTCTCCGTACAAGGAGATTGTGGTCAAGGCTCCGCACACCGGTGTGGTGGAGTTCGGGACCGTGAAGGCCGGGGATCGCGTGCACGGCAAGGCCGGAGAGTGGCAGGAAAAGCCGGGAACGGTTCTGGCCCATCTGACCCGGGAGCGCAACCGCAAGCCCATCCATGCCCCGGAAAAGGGTGAAGTGCAGTCCGTTCGCACGGAACTGGAAGGCAAGTTCGTGGAGGCCGGGGAGCCTTTGCTGACCATTCGCCATTTTCTGACCCGCAAGGAAGTCATCGAACTGATCCTTCAGGAAGCCCTGTACCTGTTTCGTGCTCCGGAACGGGCCAAGTACTACTTCGTGCCCGAGGTGGACCAGAAGCTCAAGGTTTCGGGCAAGCGGTCCGTCAAGGTGCATGAGGGTATGGAAATTCTGATCGTGTCCCGCATGAAGCGGGAAACGCCCTTGGCCTATTCCGGGCCGGAAGGTATCATTTATTCCGTGTATTTTTCGCGCGGCGAGAATGTTGACGAAGGCAGCCCGCTTATCGGCGTGTGCCCCGAGGATCAGCTGACCGTGATTCAGGACGTGGTGGCCCGCATTCAGAGCGAATGGGAAGAGGAACGGTAG
- a CDS encoding peroxiredoxin family protein, whose product MRKSILAATALFLILSQSALAGGTFPDFSIRTNLEESDRTYLGLTETEQFRLSDTAAEYLLIEVFSMYCPLCQKDAPTVNVWFEEIAAEGNNGKIKLIGIGAGNTPFEVEFFRKKFNVPFPLIPDEDYSMHKALGNVGTPYFVLVKNSGPDNLEIMYAREGAVDNEATMLRDILSKAGIR is encoded by the coding sequence ATGAGAAAATCGATACTGGCAGCAACGGCGCTGTTTCTGATTCTGTCTCAGTCCGCCCTTGCAGGCGGCACGTTTCCGGATTTCAGCATCAGAACGAATCTGGAAGAATCGGATCGAACGTATCTGGGCCTGACCGAAACAGAACAATTCCGTCTGTCGGATACCGCCGCAGAGTACCTGCTCATCGAGGTTTTCAGCATGTATTGTCCCCTTTGCCAAAAGGACGCACCAACAGTGAATGTCTGGTTTGAGGAAATTGCTGCCGAGGGCAACAACGGCAAGATCAAGCTCATCGGTATCGGAGCAGGCAACACGCCGTTCGAGGTGGAATTCTTCCGCAAGAAATTCAATGTGCCCTTCCCGCTGATCCCGGACGAGGACTACTCCATGCACAAGGCGCTGGGCAATGTGGGCACGCCCTATTTCGTTCTCGTAAAGAATTCGGGCCCGGACAATCTGGAAATCATGTACGCCCGGGAAGGGGCCGTGGACAACGAAGCCACCATGCTCAGGGACATCCTTTCCAAGGCGGGAATCCGGTAG
- a CDS encoding RNA recognition motif domain-containing protein, producing MSKNIYVGNLPWSATEDEVRAAFEAYGEVTSVNLIEDRETGRPRGFGFVEMDDAGAREAIENLDGKDFGGRNLRVNEAKPRAPRPRW from the coding sequence ATGTCCAAGAACATCTATGTCGGCAATCTGCCCTGGTCCGCCACCGAAGACGAAGTCCGTGCTGCTTTCGAAGCTTACGGCGAAGTGACTTCCGTCAATCTGATCGAGGACCGTGAAACCGGTCGCCCCCGTGGCTTCGGTTTCGTTGAAATGGACGATGCTGGTGCCCGCGAAGCCATCGAGAATCTCGACGGCAAGGATTTCGGTGGCCGCAATCTGCGTGTCAACGAAGCCAAGCCTCGCGCGCCCCGTCCTCGTTGGTAG